The following coding sequences lie in one Candidatus Bathyarchaeota archaeon genomic window:
- a CDS encoding thioredoxin, translating to MFKGIVETNASNWKEEVLDSNDLIIVEFWHPQCPYCKMVKPVYVELPKELVGKLKFAKFDVMKNLESQELAAKYGIMGTPTLKFFCQGKPVQDIVGVLTKDYLRQGIEFAIKKHRECAEKSTPLNLPYIS from the coding sequence AAAGAGGAGGTTCTAGACTCAAACGATTTAATTATTGTTGAGTTTTGGCATCCACAATGTCCCTACTGCAAGATGGTTAAGCCGGTTTATGTTGAACTTCCAAAGGAGCTTGTAGGCAAGCTGAAATTCGCGAAATTCGATGTCATGAAGAACCTAGAGAGCCAAGAGCTTGCTGCCAAATATGGTATAATGGGTACACCTACTTTGAAGTTCTTCTGTCAAGGAAAACCTGTTCAAGACATTGTAGGTGTACTGACGAAGGATTATCTGCGCCAAGGAATAGAATTCGCGATCAAAAAACACCGCGAATGTGCAGAGAAGAGCACGCCTTTAAATCTGCCCTACATAAGCTGA
- a CDS encoding CooT family nickel-binding protein, whose protein sequence is MFLNKEIVYRDAVYVKHEGNKVLLKDVLGITKTIENCKIVEVDVGSERLVLASE, encoded by the coding sequence GTGTTTCTGAATAAAGAAATCGTTTACAGAGACGCAGTCTACGTTAAGCATGAGGGAAACAAGGTGCTGCTAAAAGACGTCTTAGGTATTACTAAGACAATAGAAAACTGTAAGATTGTTGAAGTTGATGTGGGTTCGGAACGATTAGTTCTCGCTTCAGAGTAA
- a CDS encoding cobalamin-dependent protein (Presence of a B(12) (cobalamin)-binding domain implies dependence on cobalamin itself, in one of its several forms, or in some unusual lineages, dependence on a cobalamin-like analog.): MSKKVLEELKDAVVVGNMKKAKEIAKQITNQGISVNTALDTLMKAMKTVDERYERREYFVIDVASSASAMREAFKVLEPYLEVEPATVKGKIVIGSLKGNIQGLGKDIVAATLQSAGFQVINLGEDVAPKDFVKAVVREEAQIIAISISMEETIPYLKVVVDILKKENLRDKIKVIIGGNTVSEQTCREYELDAYAVDAQDCLKKVRALLTKRFCKADGS, encoded by the coding sequence TTGAGTAAGAAGGTCCTGGAAGAACTGAAAGACGCTGTTGTTGTTGGTAACATGAAAAAGGCAAAAGAAATTGCCAAACAGATAACAAACCAAGGAATCTCAGTCAATACGGCCTTAGACACACTAATGAAAGCCATGAAAACTGTTGACGAACGTTACGAAAGAAGGGAATACTTCGTTATTGACGTTGCGTCTTCTGCCTCAGCGATGCGGGAAGCTTTCAAAGTTCTTGAGCCATATTTAGAGGTTGAACCCGCCACAGTGAAAGGGAAAATCGTTATTGGCTCGTTGAAAGGAAACATTCAAGGCTTAGGAAAAGACATCGTAGCCGCGACACTTCAATCAGCAGGTTTCCAAGTTATCAATTTAGGCGAAGATGTCGCTCCTAAGGACTTCGTAAAGGCTGTAGTTCGTGAAGAAGCACAGATTATAGCAATTTCTATCTCTATGGAAGAAACAATCCCATACCTAAAAGTAGTAGTGGACATTTTGAAAAAAGAAAACCTACGAGATAAAATAAAAGTGATAATAGGAGGCAACACGGTTTCCGAACAGACATGCAGAGAGTATGAGCTTGATGCTTACGCAGTTGACGCGCAAGACTGCTTGAAAAAAGTCAGGGCTTTACTCACTAAAAGATTTTGTAAAGCGGATGGTTCTTGA